A single Rattus norvegicus strain BN/NHsdMcwi chromosome 5, GRCr8, whole genome shotgun sequence DNA region contains:
- the Med8 gene encoding mediator of RNA polymerase II transcription subunit 8, which yields MAHVTYLSFLEVHSRENAKWNKNQHQVSFNASLPAVSVDGSLHSQVICAELSNEIIFCSRLI from the exons ATGGCCCACGTGACTTACCTGTCTTTTCTAGAAGTCCATTCTAG GGAAAATGCCAAGTGGAATAAAAACCAACATCAAGTCAGCTTCAATGCATCCCTACCAGCGGTGAGTGTGGACGGCAGCCTCCACTCTCAGGTGATCTGTGCTGAGTTGAGCAATGAAATTATCTTTTGCTCAAGGCTTATTTAG